The genomic interval CTGCGACATAGTACGCCGTTCCTTGGTGGCGATCGCTTCCAATTTTTCATAAATAGCAGGTGGTAAGTAACTTGCAACCTGCTTAAGGTTTTTTGCTGGCAAAGATTTAGTTGTGCTTACGACCATTAATTTTACTTCTCCGTAAATTCCTACTCAATAGTCTAACATCAAGTATCATACCGTGTTATATTGTTATTTACGGAATTTACCGAATATTCAGAGTTGTACTAATCAACAAAACTCAAGACCAGGGGACAAAGCATCACCCACATCCCCTGGCTAACTCCCAAACAACGTGATAGGAGTCAATTCCATGCTAATTGAAAAGTTACGTCCAACCGATGACGATTTGACAGAATACGATCCAATTAAACTGTACCTAGAGTTATGTGGTCGCATGACTCAAGAA from Phormidium ambiguum IAM M-71 carries:
- a CDS encoding ribbon-helix-helix domain-containing protein, which encodes MVVSTTKSLPAKNLKQVASYLPPAIYEKLEAIATKERRTMSQMTLILLEEAIEARESKEANKEN